A region from the Candidatus Krumholzibacteriia bacterium genome encodes:
- a CDS encoding YbhB/YbcL family Raf kinase inhibitor-like protein produces MNMRVSSEAFDHGDRIPVEYSQDGDNLSPPLEIEGVPEGAEEIVLLAYDPDAPTPHPWVHWLVYGIPPGVRSLPEGIRVSPRPERPPGARQGLNTSGDAGYEGPAPPVGDGVHELHFKAYALDQTLDLEPGADPQTVLEVMLDHVIDYGELVGTFERRS; encoded by the coding sequence ATGAACATGCGAGTTTCGAGCGAAGCCTTCGACCACGGGGATCGGATTCCCGTGGAGTACTCCCAGGACGGCGACAACCTCTCGCCACCGCTGGAGATCGAGGGGGTGCCCGAAGGGGCCGAGGAGATCGTCCTGCTGGCCTACGACCCCGATGCGCCGACTCCGCACCCGTGGGTCCACTGGCTCGTCTACGGAATCCCGCCCGGCGTGCGTTCGCTGCCCGAGGGAATCCGCGTCTCCCCCCGACCGGAACGGCCGCCGGGTGCGCGTCAGGGGCTGAACACTTCGGGAGACGCCGGCTACGAGGGACCCGCGCCTCCGGTCGGCGACGGCGTGCACGAACTCCACTTCAAGGCCTACGCCCTCGACCAGACCCTCGATCTCGAACCGGGGGCCGATCCGCAGACCGTGCTCGAGGTCATGCTGGATCATGTGATCGACTACGGCGAACTGGTCGGGACCTTCGAACGCCGATCCTGA
- a CDS encoding ABC transporter ATP-binding protein — protein MIETRGLSRVYGAVRALDSVDLDLPSGRVVGLLGPNGAGKTTLLNIVTTLLAPSAGRVHVDGIDATRDPLEVRRRIGYVPEHGAVYEGLTADEFVEMAGVAHGLDLDLIRARVDRLFDHFELHEARHRRLGTFSKGMRRKVLVSTAVLHDPRVVLLDEPLDGLDVPSQDRVIALLRDLAADGRGVLLSSHVLEQVSEICDHLVVLAEGRVVWQGDLVDLRARYEGLSVREIFRELTVGGESRARRLADLLGDAV, from the coding sequence ATGATCGAGACCCGCGGTCTGAGCCGCGTGTACGGCGCGGTGCGCGCGCTGGACTCCGTCGATCTCGACCTTCCCTCCGGCCGGGTCGTGGGTCTGCTCGGCCCCAACGGTGCAGGCAAGACCACCCTGCTGAACATCGTGACCACGCTGCTCGCACCGAGTGCGGGGCGGGTGCACGTCGACGGGATCGACGCGACCCGCGACCCGCTCGAGGTGCGGCGACGGATCGGCTACGTGCCCGAGCACGGCGCGGTCTACGAGGGGCTGACCGCCGACGAGTTCGTCGAGATGGCCGGGGTGGCACACGGACTCGACCTCGATCTGATCCGAGCGCGGGTCGATCGTCTGTTCGATCACTTCGAACTGCACGAGGCACGGCACCGTCGCCTGGGGACCTTCTCCAAGGGCATGCGCCGCAAGGTGCTGGTGTCCACCGCGGTTCTGCACGATCCGCGCGTGGTACTGCTCGACGAGCCCCTCGACGGCCTCGACGTCCCCAGCCAGGACCGGGTGATCGCGCTGCTGCGCGATCTGGCGGCCGACGGGCGCGGCGTCCTGCTGTCGAGCCACGTGCTCGAACAGGTGAGCGAGATCTGCGACCACCTGGTGGTGCTCGCCGAGGGGCGCGTGGTCTGGCAGGGGGACCTGGTCGACCTGCGGGCGCGCTACGAGGGGCTGTCGGTGCGTGAGATCTTTCGCGAACTCACCGTGGGCGGCGAATCGCGGGCCAGACGCCTGGCCGACCTGCTCGGAGACGCGGTATGA
- a CDS encoding MTH1187 family thiamine-binding protein, which translates to MKVIADLCVVPVGAGTSVSRHVAACERVLAEAGLEHRMHAYGTNIEGEWDAVMAAIKRCHEVVHEMGAPRISTTLRLGTRTDRDQTMGDKIRSVEEKLASRE; encoded by the coding sequence ATGAAGGTCATCGCCGACCTGTGTGTGGTGCCGGTGGGTGCCGGGACGAGTGTGTCGCGCCACGTGGCCGCCTGCGAGCGCGTGCTGGCCGAGGCCGGGCTCGAGCACCGCATGCACGCCTACGGCACGAACATCGAGGGCGAGTGGGACGCGGTCATGGCCGCGATCAAGCGCTGCCACGAGGTCGTGCACGAGATGGGGGCGCCGCGCATCTCCACCACGCTTCGCCTGGGCACGCGCACGGATCGCGACCAGACCATGGGCGACAAGATCCGCAGCGTCGAAGAGAAACTCGCCTCCCGCGAGTGA
- a CDS encoding HdeD family acid-resistance protein, translated as MTSLHGPSPLPESSFRFYGELARHWKWMAGLGALAIVLGLIGLMVTVTLTLASVLFFGALLILGGIFQALHTAKCDGWRSKALHATIALLYVAAGAVVLIDPVFSSAFLTLLLAAAVFLVGALRFAMGLQMRGRPGWGWPVFGGILAMLLGILIFAQWPSSALWVIGVFISVELLVHGWSMIAVSLAAREAHRSADEGA; from the coding sequence ATGACTTCCCTGCACGGTCCGAGCCCGCTGCCCGAGTCGAGTTTCCGGTTCTACGGCGAGTTGGCGCGCCACTGGAAGTGGATGGCGGGACTCGGCGCCCTGGCCATCGTGCTGGGCCTGATCGGACTCATGGTCACGGTCACCCTCACCCTCGCCAGTGTCCTGTTCTTCGGAGCCCTCTTGATCTTGGGGGGAATCTTCCAGGCGCTGCACACGGCCAAGTGCGACGGATGGAGGAGCAAGGCCCTGCACGCCACGATCGCGTTGCTCTACGTGGCCGCGGGTGCCGTCGTCTTGATCGATCCCGTGTTCTCGTCGGCCTTCCTCACGCTGCTGCTCGCCGCTGCCGTGTTCCTCGTCGGTGCGCTGCGTTTCGCCATGGGGCTGCAGATGCGCGGCCGGCCGGGATGGGGATGGCCCGTCTTCGGCGGGATCCTGGCCATGTTGCTCGGAATCCTGATCTTCGCCCAGTGGCCATCGTCTGCGCTGTGGGTGATCGGGGTGTTCATCTCGGTCGAGCTCCTGGTGCACGGCTGGTCGATGATCGCCGTGTCGCTCGCCGCCCGCGAGGCTCACCGGAGCGCCGACGAGGGCGCCTGA
- a CDS encoding alpha/beta hydrolase-fold protein, whose translation MRILLAFVLVFLAVEAGAVTVTLRVTVPETTPLDATVFVTGNFQDWDPGDPDFALTPVDDRVHAIDLEFQPGTRIEFRFTRGSWGTAERDPAGGEITSRRITVDEGRVHELAVPRWADTEIVRTLTGDVTEHTVDDLLDGRRVWVYLPPGYRESDRTYPVLYMLDGQNVFDVSTSFAGEWRVDETCEEQIAAGAMQPIVVVALDNGGARRVFEYTPSTDARRGIGGGADAHFTAIVDTLMPWVERSYRVRTGPAATGFAGSSLGGLMALVAALEHDDHFGRIGAISPSLWWDEGVILDRFEQAPKPDVRLWADMGTEEGSDVQGSGAYVRDLRELRATLLDEGFVEGEDLIVHVDEGGRHHEEAWARRFGDVLRFLFPPDDGR comes from the coding sequence ATGCGGATACTGCTCGCGTTCGTCCTGGTGTTCCTCGCGGTGGAGGCCGGGGCCGTGACCGTCACCCTGCGGGTCACGGTCCCCGAGACCACACCGCTGGACGCCACCGTCTTCGTCACGGGCAACTTCCAGGACTGGGATCCCGGCGATCCCGACTTCGCCCTGACGCCGGTCGACGACCGGGTCCACGCGATCGATCTGGAGTTCCAGCCCGGCACACGGATCGAGTTCCGGTTCACGCGCGGTTCGTGGGGCACGGCCGAACGCGATCCTGCCGGCGGGGAGATCACGAGCCGGCGGATCACCGTGGACGAGGGCCGTGTCCACGAGCTCGCCGTGCCGCGCTGGGCCGACACCGAGATCGTGCGCACGCTCACCGGCGACGTCACCGAGCACACCGTCGACGATCTGCTCGACGGTCGTCGCGTGTGGGTCTACCTGCCCCCGGGCTACCGCGAGTCCGATCGCACGTATCCCGTGCTGTACATGCTCGACGGGCAGAACGTCTTCGACGTGTCGACCAGCTTCGCCGGCGAGTGGCGGGTCGACGAGACCTGCGAAGAGCAGATCGCCGCCGGGGCGATGCAGCCGATCGTCGTGGTGGCCCTCGACAACGGCGGCGCCCGGCGGGTGTTCGAGTACACGCCCTCGACCGACGCCCGGCGCGGGATCGGCGGCGGGGCCGACGCGCACTTCACGGCGATCGTCGACACCCTGATGCCCTGGGTCGAGCGCAGCTACCGCGTGCGGACCGGCCCCGCCGCGACCGGTTTCGCGGGGTCGTCGCTCGGCGGACTCATGGCGTTGGTGGCCGCGCTCGAGCACGACGACCATTTCGGCCGCATCGGGGCGATCTCGCCGAGCCTGTGGTGGGACGAGGGCGTGATCCTCGATCGCTTCGAGCAGGCCCCGAAACCCGACGTCCGCCTGTGGGCCGACATGGGCACCGAGGAGGGCAGCGACGTCCAGGGTAGCGGGGCCTACGTCAGGGATCTGCGGGAACTCCGGGCGACGCTCCTGGACGAGGGCTTCGTCGAGGGCGAGGACCTGATCGTCCACGTCGACGAGGGCGGCCGGCACCACGAGGAGGCGTGGGCCCGGCGCTTCGGGGACGTGCTGCGCTTCCTGTTCCCTCCGGACGACGGTCGCTGA
- a CDS encoding DNA-formamidopyrimidine glycosylase family protein, which yields MPELPDVDTFRHRFDTTARGHRVEHTSVSDTRILEDVTRQRLAQRLHGQRLDDSRRHGKYLFLRGGDAGWLVLHFGMTGELIYDSDSDDARLVLDLDRDHRLLYTSRRMLGRVGFTEDVDRFVEDHDLGPDAMSDDLDAETFVARIRGRSGMIKSKLMDQSRIAGLGNVYTDEILFQAGVHPRRATDTFDTDELHALHRVMRRVLRVTTDHGADPGEFPRGYLTPRREEGAECPRCDGPIETCSVSGRTSYVCPRCQPAP from the coding sequence GTGCCCGAACTCCCCGACGTCGACACCTTCCGGCACCGATTCGACACCACCGCCCGCGGGCACCGCGTGGAGCACACCTCGGTGAGCGACACACGGATCCTGGAGGACGTCACGAGGCAGCGGCTCGCCCAACGCCTCCACGGCCAGCGTCTCGACGACTCGCGCCGGCACGGCAAGTACCTGTTCCTGCGCGGCGGCGACGCGGGATGGCTGGTGCTGCACTTCGGAATGACCGGCGAGTTGATCTACGACAGCGATTCCGACGACGCCCGGCTGGTCCTCGATCTCGACCGCGACCACCGCCTGCTGTACACGAGCCGCCGCATGCTCGGCCGCGTGGGGTTCACCGAGGACGTCGACCGTTTCGTCGAGGACCACGATCTCGGCCCCGACGCCATGAGTGACGACCTGGATGCAGAAACCTTCGTCGCGCGGATCCGGGGCCGTTCCGGCATGATCAAGTCGAAGCTCATGGACCAGTCGCGGATCGCCGGCCTGGGGAACGTCTACACCGACGAGATCCTCTTCCAGGCCGGTGTGCACCCGCGTCGCGCGACCGACACCTTCGACACCGACGAACTGCACGCTCTCCACCGTGTGATGCGTCGCGTGCTGCGCGTGACCACCGATCACGGGGCCGACCCCGGAGAGTTCCCCCGCGGTTACCTGACCCCGCGTCGCGAGGAGGGCGCGGAATGTCCTCGCTGCGACGGACCGATCGAGACCTGCAGCGTATCCGGCCGCACGAGCTACGTGTGTCCTCGATGTCAACCCGCTCCCTGA
- a CDS encoding ATP-binding protein: MRRLFLNYYLFLVFVLVLVWFAAVPLVEYFASAPFREDYDRYYRELMRGTFELVTEDLGSIPPAEWSQRIEELQPDFGYPLELATIDEAGVSAAQREQLRAGTLVVGTGYDQFWRRIGDTDRVLVMGPFPAPQVGRSVDFLTWALVLGFLGVATTLWALPFARELRGFRRTAAAFGEGRFESRATTRRHSPLAPLATSFNRMADRIEQLITSHRELTNAVAHELRTPISRLRFGLEMVESAGDESTRERSARELRRDLDDLEALVEELLVYARFDRTAPDLELEPHAFRPWIEELHATLVAETAAQVELDCAIEDGRPVRFDPRHLARALENLVHNADRHGGHHVRIAARTDGDDVVVAVDDDGPGIPVDERERVFEAFARLDTSRSRDSGGFGLGLAIVRRVAEAHGGRVELTDSDLGGCRFTVRWPRTA, translated from the coding sequence GTGCGTCGTCTGTTCCTCAACTACTACCTGTTCCTCGTCTTCGTCCTGGTGCTGGTGTGGTTCGCGGCCGTGCCATTGGTCGAGTACTTCGCGTCGGCACCCTTCCGCGAGGACTACGACCGCTACTACCGGGAACTGATGCGAGGCACCTTCGAGTTGGTGACCGAGGACCTGGGCTCGATCCCGCCGGCCGAATGGTCGCAGCGGATCGAGGAGCTGCAGCCCGACTTCGGCTATCCGCTGGAGCTGGCCACGATCGACGAAGCCGGCGTCTCGGCGGCCCAGCGCGAGCAACTACGCGCCGGCACGCTGGTCGTGGGCACCGGCTACGACCAGTTCTGGCGGCGCATCGGCGACACCGACCGGGTGCTGGTCATGGGTCCGTTCCCGGCACCGCAGGTCGGTCGTTCGGTGGACTTCCTCACCTGGGCGCTCGTGCTGGGCTTCCTGGGCGTGGCCACGACGCTCTGGGCGCTTCCCTTCGCCCGTGAACTTCGCGGCTTCCGACGGACCGCCGCGGCGTTCGGCGAGGGACGCTTCGAATCCCGCGCGACGACCCGACGCCACTCCCCGCTCGCTCCGCTGGCCACCAGCTTCAACCGCATGGCCGATCGCATCGAGCAACTGATCACCTCGCACCGCGAACTCACGAACGCGGTGGCGCACGAACTGCGGACCCCGATCTCGCGCCTGCGCTTCGGGTTGGAGATGGTCGAGTCGGCCGGTGACGAGTCCACCCGCGAACGCTCGGCCCGAGAACTCCGCCGCGACCTCGACGACCTCGAGGCGCTGGTCGAGGAACTGCTGGTCTACGCGCGCTTCGACCGCACGGCGCCCGATCTCGAGCTGGAGCCCCACGCGTTCAGGCCGTGGATCGAAGAACTCCACGCCACTCTCGTGGCCGAGACCGCCGCGCAGGTCGAACTCGACTGCGCGATCGAGGACGGCCGACCGGTCCGCTTCGACCCCCGCCACCTCGCACGGGCCCTCGAGAACCTCGTCCACAACGCCGATCGTCACGGCGGCCACCACGTGCGGATCGCGGCGCGGACCGACGGCGATGACGTGGTGGTCGCGGTCGACGACGACGGCCCCGGCATTCCGGTCGACGAGCGCGAGCGCGTGTTCGAGGCCTTCGCCCGCCTCGACACGAGCCGCAGCCGCGACTCGGGAGGTTTCGGGCTGGGCCTGGCGATCGTGCGCCGCGTGGCCGAAGCCCACGGAGGCCGGGTCGAGCTGACCGATTCGGACCTCGGCGGATGCCGCTTCACCGTGCGCTGGCCGAGAACCGCCTGA